Proteins encoded within one genomic window of Nostoc sp. KVJ3:
- a CDS encoding DUF2811 domain-containing protein has product HTINRLAFVCPFHFQQQLYKTIQLLTQVVWQALNGVKHYLQCITSSLLSLLICSFGSFHHMNSTQNIFTTLPETLHQSLNTYLEKHPDWDEHRLITAAISLFLLQNADGDRGVSQVYLETLFRHG; this is encoded by the coding sequence CACACAATAAATCGACTAGCCTTTGTTTGTCCATTCCATTTTCAACAGCAACTGTATAAAACTATTCAGTTGCTAACGCAGGTGGTTTGGCAAGCATTGAACGGGGTGAAACATTACTTGCAGTGCATCACCTCTAGCTTGTTGTCCCTATTGATTTGCTCTTTCGGAAGCTTTCATCACATGAACTCAACCCAAAACATCTTTACTACTCTTCCCGAAACGCTACATCAATCTCTCAATACCTACCTAGAAAAACATCCTGATTGGGATGAACATCGCCTTATTACCGCAGCCATCTCCCTGTTTCTGCTACAAAATGCTGATGGCGATCGCGGTGTTTCCCAAGTTT